The Pricia mediterranea genome includes a window with the following:
- a CDS encoding SusC/RagA family TonB-linked outer membrane protein yields the protein MKSIILFFLLISAPMGLWAQGQITGTVTSAGDGMPLPGASVIIKGTTVGTTTDFDGNYILEDAAADATLVFSYIGFSSVEIPVDGQSRIDVAMQEDAQQLDEVVLTGYSSERKIDLTGAVTVVETAPIEGQSLSSGNAMQALQGRVPGLFVEKSGDPTGLNSRILIRGITTLGNNDPLYVIDGVPTKRQEVFASLNPEIIESIQVLKDASASSIYGSRAANGVIVVSTKSGAKGERLTVSINSNLSVQSERKQRYDMLNSLQRGEALWRASVNDGADPTGGYGEIYDFDWNGDFANPVLNSVSVQPFVGGNPDVPAGDTDWQDEVYETGYVFNNEVTVSASSEKSSLLVNLGYLKNTGMLKYTGYDRYTAKINGTTNLFNDKLKFGVNTQFSTSNETLVASDVGGAPTTGLAITLAPTIPVFDSNGDFAGPLGAGYSDRNNPLLMQYLNRWDNATKNNFFGNVFAELQIVDNLTFRSSLGIDFSDFKSKDIEPRVNNGFITRSNNRLIFDTNKLTTLTFSNTLNYNLVLGDHRFGALLGVESIREDFDTILAQADDFAVEQESYFVLSAATGARTTNGISTQYSLQSQFGKLNYSYADKYLASFTVRRDGSSRFGANNRYGIFPAATLGWRVSQEEFLRDNEILSELKLRAGYGEVGNQEIGNVARFGLYESRYGTTQAQLTGGFFEIYYNVGTAYDINGNNTGTLPSGFVSTQAPNPDLKWETTKEWNYGVDFGFFNNAISGSFDYFTRETTDILTTPPIASVIGEGQQRVLNGAATSTKGWELAVGYSNAWDNGLSFGISTNFGAFKDEITFLPEEVRAAFPGTAQNSILGQSQSAVFGYRTDGLFQSQAEVEAHPTGGVQTGNARPGGIKIVDINSDGVIDSDDRDFIGNTLPDLEYGVRLDLGYKNFDFSAFGSGVAGRIGVDSYIFWNNFVQGRDNAGLGVLNAWTPQNTGSNIPSLSLVNNFTDNSDYLFRKNSYFKIRNLQVGYSLPTDIIGKLGGMTGLRIYLQGENLFWFTPDGYIGSDPERIDVNRIPVPTVYSIGLNLNF from the coding sequence ATGAAATCAATAATTTTATTTTTTCTATTGATATCTGCCCCGATGGGCCTATGGGCCCAGGGACAGATAACCGGTACGGTCACATCCGCCGGCGATGGTATGCCCTTGCCCGGTGCTTCCGTTATCATAAAGGGAACGACCGTCGGGACAACGACCGATTTTGACGGCAATTATATCCTCGAGGATGCCGCTGCGGATGCAACCTTGGTATTTAGCTATATTGGCTTTTCAAGTGTCGAAATACCCGTCGATGGGCAATCGAGGATCGATGTGGCCATGCAGGAAGATGCACAGCAACTCGATGAGGTCGTTTTGACGGGCTATTCTTCCGAACGAAAGATAGATCTTACCGGCGCGGTTACCGTGGTGGAAACGGCACCCATCGAAGGCCAAAGCCTTAGCTCGGGTAACGCAATGCAGGCCTTACAAGGACGCGTTCCAGGTCTCTTCGTCGAAAAATCGGGAGATCCCACAGGGCTGAACAGTAGAATCCTAATTCGGGGTATCACCACGTTGGGCAATAACGACCCGCTTTATGTAATAGATGGGGTACCGACAAAACGCCAAGAGGTCTTTGCAAGCCTGAACCCGGAGATAATAGAATCCATACAGGTATTAAAAGATGCATCTGCCTCTTCCATATACGGATCAAGGGCCGCAAACGGCGTAATCGTGGTCTCCACGAAGAGTGGGGCGAAGGGCGAACGTCTGACGGTCAGCATCAATTCCAACCTGTCCGTACAATCCGAAAGAAAACAACGGTATGATATGTTGAATTCGCTTCAGAGAGGTGAGGCGCTTTGGCGTGCTTCCGTTAATGATGGAGCGGATCCCACGGGTGGTTATGGTGAAATCTATGATTTTGACTGGAACGGTGATTTTGCCAACCCTGTTCTTAATAGTGTTTCCGTACAGCCCTTTGTAGGTGGAAATCCCGATGTGCCCGCCGGGGACACTGATTGGCAGGACGAGGTCTATGAAACGGGCTATGTATTCAACAACGAGGTCACGGTTTCCGCGAGTTCGGAAAAATCATCGCTCCTGGTCAATCTGGGATACCTGAAGAATACCGGCATGCTCAAATATACGGGCTATGACCGCTATACCGCAAAGATTAACGGAACCACCAACCTGTTCAACGACAAACTGAAGTTTGGGGTCAACACCCAGTTTTCCACATCCAATGAAACCTTGGTGGCCAGTGATGTCGGCGGAGCTCCTACTACCGGCCTTGCGATAACTTTGGCACCGACCATTCCGGTATTTGATAGTAACGGTGACTTTGCCGGGCCTTTGGGAGCTGGGTATTCCGACCGTAATAACCCATTGCTGATGCAGTATTTGAACCGGTGGGACAACGCCACCAAGAACAATTTCTTTGGGAACGTCTTTGCCGAACTTCAGATAGTGGACAACTTGACCTTTCGGTCAAGTCTGGGAATCGACTTTAGCGATTTTAAGAGCAAGGATATCGAGCCCAGGGTGAACAACGGTTTTATAACCCGAAGTAACAACAGGCTTATATTCGACACCAACAAGTTAACGACACTGACGTTTTCAAACACCCTGAACTACAATTTGGTCCTGGGAGATCATCGCTTCGGGGCTTTATTGGGGGTCGAATCGATACGCGAGGATTTTGATACCATTTTGGCTCAAGCGGACGATTTTGCCGTGGAACAGGAATCCTATTTTGTACTCTCTGCGGCCACGGGCGCACGGACGACAAATGGAATCTCGACACAGTACAGCCTTCAGTCCCAATTCGGGAAACTGAATTACTCCTATGCCGATAAATACCTGGCTTCGTTCACGGTACGTAGGGACGGTTCCTCAAGGTTCGGTGCGAACAACCGATACGGTATTTTTCCGGCCGCTACTTTGGGTTGGAGGGTCAGCCAGGAAGAATTTTTAAGGGACAATGAGATCCTTTCCGAGCTAAAACTTCGGGCTGGTTATGGCGAAGTGGGGAATCAGGAGATAGGCAACGTTGCCCGATTCGGTCTCTATGAATCGAGGTATGGCACCACCCAGGCCCAATTGACGGGAGGTTTTTTTGAGATATACTATAATGTGGGCACGGCCTATGACATTAATGGCAACAATACGGGAACACTGCCCTCGGGATTTGTATCCACGCAGGCACCGAATCCCGATCTAAAATGGGAAACCACAAAGGAATGGAACTATGGTGTGGATTTCGGCTTTTTTAATAATGCGATCAGCGGATCTTTTGATTATTTTACAAGGGAGACAACGGATATATTGACTACCCCACCGATTGCATCCGTTATTGGTGAAGGCCAACAGCGCGTTTTGAACGGTGCCGCAACATCAACAAAAGGTTGGGAACTGGCCGTGGGATATTCCAATGCCTGGGACAACGGACTATCATTTGGGATATCTACAAATTTTGGTGCCTTTAAGGATGAGATTACTTTCTTACCGGAAGAAGTTAGGGCAGCATTCCCCGGAACGGCCCAGAATTCAATTTTGGGGCAATCTCAATCCGCTGTTTTCGGGTACCGTACCGATGGGCTTTTCCAAAGTCAGGCCGAAGTCGAAGCGCACCCCACTGGGGGGGTACAGACCGGGAATGCGAGACCGGGCGGGATTAAGATAGTCGATATTAACAGTGATGGCGTAATCGATAGCGATGATCGGGATTTTATAGGAAATACACTACCGGACCTGGAGTATGGTGTGCGTTTGGACCTTGGCTATAAAAACTTTGATTTTTCGGCATTCGGGTCCGGTGTGGCAGGAAGGATCGGGGTCGATTCCTATATATTCTGGAACAATTTTGTACAGGGAAGGGACAATGCAGGTCTGGGTGTTCTCAATGCTTGGACCCCCCAGAATACCGGTTCGAATATCCCATCGCTTTCATTGGTCAATAATTTCACCGATAATTCCGATTATTTGTTTCGGAAGAACTCCTATTTCAAGATTCGGAATTTGCAAGTGGGCTATTCATTGCCAACGGATATCATAGGGAAATTGGGTGGTATGACCGGATTGCGAATCTACCTTCAGGGCGAGAACCTGTTTTGGTTCACCCCGGACGGGTATATAGGTTCCGATCCGGAACGGATAGACGTGAACAGGATACCGGTACCGACGGTATATTCTATAGGACTTAACCTAAACTTTTAA
- a CDS encoding putative quinol monooxygenase yields the protein MAIPRLYWILIFMVALNSCERQEDSNRTFDSEKMMIRISEIEIVPEYLDEYLSILTEESKASVALEPGVISIYPMYQKENPTEIRILEIYADKKAYEDHLKTPHFKHYKTRTLKMVKSLKLVDMSAIDGQTMPMIFEKVN from the coding sequence ATGGCGATACCAAGATTGTACTGGATTTTAATTTTCATGGTTGCGCTCAATTCGTGTGAACGACAGGAAGATTCCAACAGGACTTTCGATTCGGAAAAGATGATGATCAGAATATCGGAAATCGAAATAGTGCCTGAATATCTGGACGAGTATTTATCGATACTAACGGAAGAATCAAAAGCTTCGGTGGCATTGGAACCCGGTGTGATTTCCATTTATCCAATGTACCAAAAGGAAAATCCGACCGAAATCAGGATATTGGAAATTTACGCGGACAAAAAGGCATACGAGGACCACTTGAAAACCCCACATTTTAAACACTACAAAACGAGAACCCTAAAAATGGTAAAATCTTTAAAATTGGTCGATATGAGTGCCATTGACGGCCAGACCATGCCTATGATCTTTGAAAAGGTGAATTAA
- a CDS encoding sensor histidine kinase, whose protein sequence is MELQFISFKRFQAVVIHLLVWGFVFSLPYIFSLQWQEGRMPTEFARKILVLNIVMNLIWAGTFYLNTQVLVPRILYRKNILIYLAVNSGLLAAILLINRLVFEALLFRAPYSINKALVHNALPFLFFVLIAIAFRTVSDRLVLERKAKERESETLKTELAFLRSQISPHFLFNVLNNIVALVRLKSEELEPTILKLSSLMQYMLYETDEDKVLLKSEVDYLGNYIDLQKLRFGKRLNLNFDVDMKEDWHTIEPMLLIPFVENAFKHGTGMIADPVIDISLKADNGELLFSVKNKYIEKDEAKDKVSGIGLSNVRRRLELLYGKGHDLKIDKTADWYIVTLQLTFEAP, encoded by the coding sequence ATGGAACTTCAGTTTATATCCTTTAAAAGATTTCAGGCAGTGGTCATTCATCTGTTGGTCTGGGGTTTCGTATTCTCGCTGCCTTACATCTTTTCCCTACAATGGCAAGAGGGCAGGATGCCCACGGAATTTGCCCGTAAGATACTCGTCCTGAATATCGTCATGAACCTTATTTGGGCAGGGACCTTTTACCTGAATACGCAAGTTCTTGTTCCCCGTATATTGTATCGCAAAAATATTTTGATATACCTAGCGGTGAATTCGGGGCTGTTGGCCGCCATACTCCTGATCAATCGTTTGGTCTTTGAAGCGTTATTGTTCAGAGCTCCCTACTCAATCAACAAGGCCCTCGTGCACAACGCACTGCCCTTTCTGTTCTTTGTATTGATCGCCATTGCCTTTCGAACGGTGAGCGACCGTTTGGTCCTGGAACGAAAGGCGAAGGAAAGGGAAAGCGAAACCCTTAAAACGGAGCTGGCATTTTTACGTTCCCAGATCAGTCCGCATTTTCTGTTCAACGTACTCAACAACATCGTGGCCCTGGTGCGCCTAAAAAGTGAGGAACTGGAACCGACCATTTTAAAACTGTCATCCCTGATGCAGTATATGCTATACGAAACGGACGAGGATAAGGTGCTTTTAAAAAGCGAGGTGGATTATCTGGGCAATTACATCGACCTGCAAAAGCTCCGGTTCGGAAAGCGGTTGAACCTCAACTTCGATGTGGACATGAAAGAGGACTGGCATACCATCGAGCCCATGCTCCTGATCCCCTTTGTGGAAAATGCCTTCAAACACGGTACGGGAATGATAGCGGATCCGGTCATCGACATTTCGCTCAAGGCGGACAACGGGGAGCTTCTGTTTTCCGTAAAGAATAAATACATCGAGAAGGACGAGGCCAAGGACAAGGTTTCCGGAATCGGATTGTCAAATGTTCGGCGAAGGCTCGAACTGCTCTATGGGAAGGGACATGATCTTAAGATCGACAAAACCGCGGATTGGTATATCGTTACCTTACAATTAACCTTCGAAGCCCCATGA
- a CDS encoding LytR/AlgR family response regulator transcription factor, translated as MNCIAIDDEPLALGLLTDNIGKVPFLNLVGACENAFEAMQTMREHSVDLVFIDIQMPGLTGLQFIASLEVRPLVIFITAYKQYAVESYDLDVVDYLVKPVSMERFVKACNRAKKLFELKSAKTSPAENAPDHFFVNADYSQVKIKFDDIIWMKGYGDYIKFHLKDAQHPLVVRTSFKELESELPKNRFLRIHRSYAVALSEITAVRKNSVFLGDKELSIGETYRESVAGIVRKGK; from the coding sequence ATGAACTGTATCGCCATAGATGACGAACCCTTGGCCCTTGGGCTCTTGACCGATAATATCGGAAAGGTGCCCTTTTTGAATCTAGTGGGGGCCTGCGAGAACGCTTTTGAGGCGATGCAGACCATGAGGGAACATTCCGTGGATCTGGTCTTTATCGATATCCAGATGCCCGGCCTTACGGGACTCCAGTTTATCGCCAGCCTGGAGGTCAGGCCCCTTGTGATCTTCATTACCGCCTATAAACAGTACGCCGTGGAAAGCTATGACTTGGATGTGGTGGACTACCTCGTAAAACCCGTTTCCATGGAACGCTTTGTCAAGGCCTGCAACCGGGCCAAGAAATTGTTCGAGCTGAAGTCGGCTAAAACCTCGCCCGCCGAAAATGCTCCGGATCATTTCTTCGTCAATGCCGATTACAGTCAGGTAAAAATAAAGTTCGACGATATCATCTGGATGAAAGGCTATGGCGATTATATAAAGTTCCATTTGAAGGATGCCCAACACCCGCTGGTGGTACGTACCAGTTTTAAGGAGCTTGAATCGGAACTGCCCAAGAACCGATTTCTCAGGATCCACCGATCCTATGCCGTGGCCCTATCGGAAATCACCGCCGTTCGCAAGAACAGCGTTTTTCTGGGGGACAAGGAGTTGTCGATAGGGGAGACCTATCGTGAAAGTGTTGCAGGAATCGTTCGCAAGGGTAAGTAA
- a CDS encoding RagB/SusD family nutrient uptake outer membrane protein: MKYNGILALGIWAGLLFASCSDEYLEYEPEGVLSSENVATAENAESLVIAAYAGIANDEMIGPMTHQWVYGSVRSDDAYKGGGGRGDVGEIDRYEQYNLTIPDQGDAMAPRTWTNFYRAISRANFALSVINGIPDADYPEKTLRQAELRFLRAHSHFMLKLIFKKIPYITEELTQEEIAQVSNDVDNDALWNTIAEDFLFAYNNLPQSQEQVSRADRNAAAAYLAKLRLYQAYEQNEQHQVTAIDPARLQEVIDFADEVTGSLQPDYGNNFLDGFDNGPESIWAAQFSINDGTNVGRVSFVTGLNSPHGTGLYGCCGFHLASQNMVNAFRTDASGLPLLDTFNDADIFTNVDANGAAPPDAGLTVDPRLDHTVGIPGRPFKYRNTVNEAGDMVYNFSWARDPGVYGYFGNMKEQQAPDCSCYVKEGPFVGTSVNVRFIRYADVLLWKAEALIQLDRWDEALPIINQVRNRAAASTQRPIEAGATDIYNIATYDSFPSKDFAWKALMFERRLEFAMEGHRWYDLVRWGIAAETLNAYLTEEKTKRDFLVNAQFTAGRDEYYPIPQREIDFTGGLYIQNPGY, encoded by the coding sequence ATGAAATATAATGGAATATTAGCATTGGGAATTTGGGCGGGACTGCTTTTTGCTTCCTGTTCGGATGAATACTTGGAATATGAACCGGAAGGAGTGCTGTCCAGCGAAAATGTGGCGACGGCCGAAAATGCGGAATCTTTGGTCATTGCCGCTTATGCGGGCATTGCCAATGATGAGATGATAGGGCCTATGACCCACCAGTGGGTGTATGGCAGTGTACGTTCCGATGACGCCTATAAGGGCGGCGGTGGTCGAGGCGACGTTGGCGAAATCGACAGATATGAACAATACAATCTCACCATCCCGGATCAAGGAGATGCGATGGCACCACGCACTTGGACCAATTTTTACAGGGCGATTTCAAGGGCCAATTTCGCATTATCGGTAATAAATGGGATACCTGATGCGGACTATCCCGAAAAGACCTTAAGGCAGGCTGAACTTCGTTTTTTGAGGGCCCATTCCCATTTTATGCTCAAATTGATTTTCAAGAAGATTCCCTATATCACGGAAGAATTGACCCAGGAAGAGATAGCGCAAGTTTCCAATGATGTCGATAACGATGCTCTTTGGAACACCATTGCCGAGGATTTTCTTTTCGCCTACAATAACCTGCCGCAATCACAGGAACAGGTGAGTCGGGCGGATAGAAACGCTGCCGCTGCCTATTTGGCGAAACTTCGCCTATATCAGGCATACGAACAAAATGAACAACATCAGGTGACCGCTATCGACCCTGCGCGTCTGCAAGAAGTCATTGATTTTGCCGATGAGGTCACAGGAAGCTTGCAACCCGATTACGGGAACAACTTTTTGGACGGATTCGATAATGGCCCCGAATCGATTTGGGCGGCACAATTCTCGATCAACGATGGTACGAACGTAGGCCGGGTAAGTTTCGTGACAGGATTAAATTCCCCACACGGCACCGGATTGTACGGTTGCTGCGGTTTCCATCTGGCAAGCCAGAATATGGTAAATGCGTTTAGGACCGATGCCAGCGGGCTTCCCTTATTGGATACTTTTAATGATGCCGATATCTTTACAAACGTGGACGCAAATGGTGCGGCCCCTCCCGATGCCGGGCTTACCGTGGATCCCAGGTTGGACCATACCGTTGGGATACCTGGCCGTCCCTTTAAATATCGGAATACGGTCAACGAAGCCGGTGATATGGTGTATAACTTTAGTTGGGCCAGAGATCCTGGAGTATATGGCTATTTTGGAAACATGAAAGAGCAACAGGCACCTGATTGTTCCTGTTATGTAAAAGAGGGTCCGTTCGTCGGCACTTCGGTAAATGTTCGGTTCATACGTTATGCCGACGTCCTTTTGTGGAAGGCCGAAGCACTGATTCAATTGGACCGATGGGACGAGGCTTTGCCCATTATTAACCAGGTTCGCAATCGCGCTGCCGCAAGTACACAGCGCCCTATTGAGGCGGGTGCTACCGATATCTACAATATCGCAACCTATGACTCCTTCCCCTCAAAGGATTTTGCCTGGAAAGCCCTTATGTTCGAAAGAAGGTTGGAGTTTGCCATGGAAGGCCATCGTTGGTACGATTTGGTACGTTGGGGCATCGCGGCCGAAACGTTGAATGCCTATCTGACCGAGGAAAAAACAAAAAGGGATTTCTTGGTCAATGCCCAATTTACTGCCGGCAGGGACGAATACTACCCCATACCGCAGCGTGAAATCGACTTTACAGGTGGATTATATATCCAAAACCCCGGATATTAG
- a CDS encoding carbohydrate kinase family protein — MKNMEGAMKKPKRQMRAVCFGEVLFDNFPSYSKIGGALLNVCVRLKSLGMDVSMISGVGADSNGKDIIRYLIKEGVDTSGILVQKEYPTGKVNVILNDKGVASYDISYPVAWDKIPVLNTYEDLVRNSDVLVFGSLASRDAVSRSTLKSILKFAPYKVFDVNLRVPHYTYERLIDLMEESNFIKFNDEELFEIADYLGSPYNSMEQTIAFIAKETGTETICVTKGAYGAILYNKGDFYHNSGYRIKVLDTVGSGDSFLASVIYKLFNEDGPQEAINFGCAVGALVAGSEGANPILTKQGIAKFMNP; from the coding sequence ATGAAAAATATGGAAGGTGCAATGAAAAAACCTAAACGTCAAATGCGGGCCGTCTGTTTCGGAGAAGTTCTTTTCGATAATTTCCCGTCCTACTCTAAAATCGGGGGTGCGCTGCTCAACGTCTGCGTAAGATTGAAATCGCTTGGCATGGACGTTTCAATGATAAGTGGCGTGGGTGCGGATTCCAATGGTAAGGATATTATCCGATATCTTATAAAGGAGGGCGTGGATACCAGCGGTATATTGGTGCAGAAGGAGTATCCAACAGGAAAAGTAAATGTAATTCTTAACGATAAAGGTGTGGCATCCTACGATATTTCGTATCCTGTAGCTTGGGATAAAATTCCCGTGCTCAACACATATGAAGACTTAGTTAGGAATAGCGATGTTTTGGTATTCGGAAGCCTGGCCTCTCGCGATGCTGTAAGTAGATCCACATTGAAATCCATACTAAAATTTGCCCCATATAAAGTCTTTGATGTAAATCTTAGGGTTCCACATTATACTTATGAACGTCTCATTGATCTGATGGAGGAATCGAATTTTATTAAGTTCAATGATGAGGAGCTTTTTGAGATTGCCGATTATTTAGGCTCCCCGTATAATTCAATGGAACAAACCATTGCGTTTATAGCCAAGGAAACCGGCACGGAAACCATTTGCGTGACCAAAGGAGCTTACGGAGCTATTTTATACAACAAGGGTGATTTTTACCACAATAGCGGTTATCGAATTAAAGTCTTGGACACAGTGGGTTCCGGGGATTCTTTCTTGGCCTCTGTGATTTATAAACTTTTCAACGAAGACGGTCCCCAAGAGGCAATTAACTTTGGTTGTGCAGTTGGTGCTTTAGTGGCGGGTAGTGAAGGGGCGAATCCCATTTTGACCAAACAAGGGATTGCCAAGTTTATGAACCCTTAA
- a CDS encoding glycoside hydrolase family 32 protein, which produces MKSTTGKLFMISALMLTVFACKDKADMKNEIVADNERISANSEEALYRPNFHFSPKKGWMNDPNGMFFYNEYYHLYFQHYPDSSKWGPMHWGHATSTDMVTWKEQPIALYPDELGYIFSGSAVVDHENTSGFGKEGKIPIVALFTYHDPKKEKGGGTDVETQGIAYSLDEGLTWTKYEGNPVIKNPGERDFRDPKVSWNDLRKEWVMVLAAGQKIMFYTSQNLKDWKLLSDFGEGVGNHNGVWECPDLFPLKVKDSDEEKWVLLVSINPGGPNGGSATQYFVGDFNGEKFTLDPDFKNAMVNEHDFWVDFGKDNYAGVTWSNVATADGGKLFIGWMSNWQYANEVPTETWRSATTVAREMELIKSGDEYRLISIPVEELSGYRSSKYKKENISVKDEVKLIGSETADLSRTEINFSISDLADNIYTLRLSNNEGDELSFGYDHRDKSFYIDRSKSGKTGFSENFANNISTAPRTSDAVNLSGKILLDKTSIELFYDDGETVMTEIFFPNAPFETLSIASENGEFLLDYIEVHELNFN; this is translated from the coding sequence ATGAAAAGCACAACTGGCAAACTATTCATGATCTCGGCATTGATGTTAACGGTCTTTGCCTGTAAGGACAAAGCGGATATGAAGAATGAGATTGTTGCGGACAACGAGAGGATTAGCGCAAATTCAGAGGAGGCACTGTACCGCCCCAATTTCCATTTTTCCCCAAAAAAGGGATGGATGAACGATCCCAACGGTATGTTCTTTTACAACGAATATTATCATCTGTATTTCCAACATTATCCTGACAGCAGTAAATGGGGACCCATGCACTGGGGCCATGCCACCAGTACCGATATGGTGACCTGGAAGGAACAGCCGATAGCTTTATATCCCGATGAATTGGGATACATCTTTTCGGGCAGTGCCGTGGTGGACCATGAGAATACCTCCGGTTTTGGGAAAGAGGGGAAAATTCCTATTGTGGCTCTATTTACCTACCACGATCCCAAAAAGGAAAAAGGAGGGGGTACCGATGTGGAGACCCAAGGGATAGCCTATTCTTTGGATGAAGGATTAACATGGACAAAGTACGAGGGCAACCCAGTTATCAAAAATCCCGGCGAAAGGGATTTTAGGGATCCCAAGGTGTCATGGAACGACCTTCGCAAAGAATGGGTCATGGTATTGGCCGCAGGTCAAAAAATCATGTTTTATACCTCCCAAAACCTTAAGGACTGGAAACTTCTTTCCGATTTCGGGGAAGGTGTCGGCAACCACAATGGGGTATGGGAATGCCCCGACCTGTTCCCACTAAAGGTCAAGGATTCCGATGAAGAAAAATGGGTCCTTTTGGTGAGTATCAATCCCGGGGGGCCGAACGGGGGCAGTGCCACCCAATATTTCGTTGGCGATTTTAATGGGGAAAAATTTACGTTGGACCCCGATTTTAAGAACGCCATGGTCAATGAACACGATTTTTGGGTGGATTTCGGGAAGGATAACTATGCAGGGGTAACCTGGTCGAACGTAGCCACTGCCGATGGCGGAAAACTTTTTATAGGATGGATGTCCAACTGGCAATATGCCAACGAAGTGCCAACGGAAACTTGGAGAAGTGCCACCACCGTGGCCAGGGAAATGGAATTGATAAAGAGCGGTGATGAGTATCGCCTAATTTCCATACCGGTGGAAGAACTTTCCGGTTATCGAAGCTCCAAGTACAAAAAGGAAAACATTTCCGTAAAGGATGAAGTAAAGTTGATTGGTTCGGAAACTGCCGATCTATCACGTACTGAAATCAATTTTTCCATTTCAGATCTAGCGGATAACATATACACTTTGAGGCTTTCCAATAATGAGGGGGACGAACTGTCCTTTGGGTACGACCATCGTGATAAGAGCTTTTATATAGATCGGTCAAAATCAGGAAAAACAGGGTTTTCCGAAAATTTTGCCAATAACATTTCCACAGCCCCTAGAACGTCCGATGCAGTAAATCTATCGGGAAAAATACTATTGGATAAAACTTCCATCGAACTTTTCTATGATGATGGTGAAACGGTAATGACCGAAATATTCTTTCCCAACGCACCTTTTGAAACCCTGTCCATTGCGTCTGAAAACGGTGAATTCCTATTGGACTATATAGAAGTACACGAATTGAACTTTAACTAA
- a CDS encoding MBL fold metallo-hydrolase, with translation MKNRTHFLALFSVAFLILTNNATAQTTGDEKKYQAKAPKTQPFGKEAFEKSGKTVLRWLGMGGFFINSRGTTMMIDPLLKDFDMPVMIEYPIKTEEVPSLDAVLVTHADNDHYSVPTTNDLAEVTETFHSTQFVGSLLKNEGLPGIGHDIGDVFKVGPAAVTLTPADHAWQNAYPRTSPRKFKDEDFCGFWIDTPDGTVWATGDSRLMPEHLTMPVPDAILFDWSDSEWHFTFEGAVKLANAYPNTVLLLNHWGSVDAPDFPPFNADPKDLYDVVVNPERIVVLAPGEPFTLKKIKN, from the coding sequence ATGAAAAATAGAACGCATTTTCTGGCTTTATTTTCGGTAGCTTTCTTAATACTGACTAATAACGCGACGGCACAAACCACTGGGGACGAAAAGAAATACCAGGCCAAAGCGCCGAAAACCCAGCCTTTCGGCAAGGAAGCCTTTGAAAAATCCGGTAAAACCGTTTTGAGATGGCTCGGAATGGGCGGCTTTTTCATCAACAGTCGTGGTACGACCATGATGATCGACCCGCTTTTAAAGGACTTTGATATGCCCGTAATGATAGAGTACCCAATCAAGACCGAGGAGGTACCCAGCTTGGATGCGGTTTTGGTCACCCATGCGGACAACGACCATTATAGTGTACCGACCACTAACGATTTAGCCGAAGTCACCGAGACATTTCACAGTACGCAGTTTGTCGGCTCGCTTTTAAAAAATGAGGGCTTGCCCGGTATCGGCCATGACATTGGCGATGTGTTCAAGGTGGGTCCGGCAGCAGTTACGCTCACCCCAGCGGACCACGCATGGCAGAACGCATACCCAAGAACAAGCCCTCGCAAGTTCAAGGACGAGGATTTCTGTGGATTTTGGATAGATACACCCGATGGAACCGTTTGGGCAACGGGCGATTCCCGTCTGATGCCCGAACACCTTACAATGCCCGTTCCCGATGCCATTCTTTTTGACTGGTCCGATAGCGAATGGCATTTTACCTTCGAGGGTGCGGTCAAACTCGCGAACGCCTATCCGAACACTGTTTTGCTGTTGAATCATTGGGGTTCGGTCGATGCACCGGATTTCCCGCCGTTCAATGCCGACCCCAAAGACCTGTACGATGTGGTTGTCAACCCTGAGCGGATCGTTGTTCTTGCACCTGGGGAACCGTTTACCCTTAAAAAAATAAAGAACTAG